The genomic window GAGACGGCGGCTGGGAGGGCCAGGAGTAGGAGCGTCGTGCCGAGTCGCCGCACGGCTAGCTGCCCTCCCGCTTGGGAGGCTCAGGAGGGGCGCCGCCGCGCGGGCCCTTGCCCTGGCGGTCGAGGAGGAAGTGCACGTCGGTGCCGCCGTGGGCGTCGTGACAAGTGAGGCAGGCGGCCTGGTCGGAGGGCCTGGGGCAGGGGTGCGGCTTGGCGCCTTCGGGGGTGCGGTCGTGGCACCGGAAGCAGAGGCCCGGGGCCTCTTCGCGCAGGAGGTGCTTGTAGCGCGAGGCGTGGGCCACGTGGCACACGGCGCAGTCGCCGAACGCCACGGGGCCGTGCATGCGGGGGAACTCGCGCAGGGTGGGCTCGTGGCACGACACGCAGAGCTCGGTGAGCGGCTTCACGATGGCGAAGGAGGCGTTTCGGTCGTGGCACGTGCCGCACAGCTTCTTGTCGAGGGTGGGCTTGTGCTCGGGCCAGGTGACGCGCGGCGGTTCGGCGGCCTGCGCCACGCCCTGGGCGGTGGTGGCCTTGGCCGCGGCGCCCGCGGCGGCGCCCGGCTCGGGCTCGGGGTGAAGAGGCGGCACGCCGTCGAAGAAGAACGTGAGGACCCGGTGCCGCGACTCCGGGGTGCACGCGAAGGCCCCCAGCGCGGCGGCAGCGGCGATGGCCCCGAGAAGCGTGAGGAGATGGGGGGGGCGGTGCGTCATCCTCGGGCCTCAAGAAGGCGCGGGCGCGCCCGGAGCTACCTCGGAACCTGCACGGGCGGCGGCCCGGCCGGCCCCGCGGGGGCTGGCGCGGCCGGCGCCCCGCCCTTGTTTGCGCCGAAGCCGTACACGTTGATCTTGTCGGGGCCGAGCTGGTTGCCCACGAAGAGCAGGTACTCGATCTGGAATCCGGGCGCCGCGTGCCCCACGAAGTGCTCGATGCCAGTATAGCTGATGGCCACCTTCGCGGGCAACGCCAGGGTGCCGCGCCCAGGCCCGGGGCCGCCCAGGAACATCAGGAGCCGCCCCTCGGCGTCGAACACTTGCACTACCTCGGCGGCGGCGTCGCACACGTAGAGCCGGCTCTGGCGGTCCACCGCGATGCCCTTGGGCCGCACCATCTGGCCGAGCCCGCGGCCCAGCGTGCCGACGGAGCGCACCACCTGGCCCGACGGCTCGAGCACCTGCACGCGGGCATTCAGGGTGTCGCTGACGTAGAGGAGGCCGTCGGGGCCGAACGCGAGGTTGGTGGGCTGTGCGAATTGCCCGAGGCCGCTGCCGCTGGCGCCGATCTGGCGCCGCACGCGGCCGCTCTGGGGGTCGAGCACCTGGATCGAGTTGCTCTTGAGGTCGGCCACGTAGAGCTCGCCCTGGTGCCACACGGCGTCGCAGGGCTTGAGCTCG from Planctomycetota bacterium includes these protein-coding regions:
- a CDS encoding cytochrome c3 family protein, translating into MTHRPPHLLTLLGAIAAAAALGAFACTPESRHRVLTFFFDGVPPLHPEPEPGAAAGAAAKATTAQGVAQAAEPPRVTWPEHKPTLDKKLCGTCHDRNASFAIVKPLTELCVSCHEPTLREFPRMHGPVAFGDCAVCHVAHASRYKHLLREEAPGLCFRCHDRTPEGAKPHPCPRPSDQAACLTCHDAHGGTDVHFLLDRQGKGPRGGAPPEPPKREGS